Below is a genomic region from Dendropsophus ebraccatus isolate aDenEbr1 unplaced genomic scaffold, aDenEbr1.pat pat_scaffold_763_ctg1, whole genome shotgun sequence.
gtgtgtatatatatgtgtgtgtgtgtgtgtgtatatatatatatatatatatatatatatatatatatatatatatatatatatatatatataattatatacacacacacactataaatataacaataaaaaatatatatatatattatacacacacacacacacacacacacacacacacactataaatacactataaatataacaataaaaaaattaaataaaaaaaaaaaaaatatatatatatatatatatatatatatatatatacattatttttttgttatataatgGCTTTATACTTGAATCTTATTAAAACTATATAATGCCTATTATTTCTATCCGTTAATTGTTAGCTTTCCCCCATTGTACAGAAGGTCAGGGGTAGGAGCAGACATGTCCCGGTGTCTTCAGTAAATAATGTTGCTGAAGGGGAAGATCCTTGGTGTTTTATTGTCTTGCGAGTCTCCTAGCTGTGTCTGAGTTGAGGCCAGCTGGTTACTTCCCAATGCCTCAGTTCACACTCCAGTGTTAAGTAGCAGGGAGCCTTCAGTTTCCTTTAGGGCATATGTGTCGGAAAATAGTTTGTGAGCCGTCTCCGGGGTGCTGCCACAAGTAGATTGTCACGGCTTAAATCTCTTTTGTTATTCagcagcatgctgggggttgtccCTCTAAACAGCAAACTGGCCAGCAGTTTGCAAAGGCTTCTTTTGTTGTTACAAGTGTCCTGCTTCAAGGTGGTGGAGGCTTTTATTCCCCCCGATCTTTTGTTCTTACATTTTGACTATATGGATCCTTGTCCCCATTCTTTTACATACTGTAATTTACTTGTAATTGTAACTTTTTGTTTATGGGGGTTTTTTTGGGCCTTTCCATGTGATTTCTTCCTCCTCCGCACAGTTGAGTGGATTAGGTCGCCATGGTTACCACATTAATTAATTTGATGAATTACCCCTCTGCCCGGCTCAGTCCTGTCTGAATTCTGCCTGACTCAGTTAGTCTTTAAAAACCCTAAAACAATAGGGTGTTGTGTGAGAAGTTTTGCCTACAGTCCCCagaacattgtattttttttgccattttttttgtaGCCAATTCCTGAATGGAATTTCACTAAGCTAATTTTAAATGCATTATCCGCAACTCACTCAGGGTATGAACCTGGCCTAACAATGGGGGATAGTGTGCTGTCTGGCCGATGCATTGGGACCGCCCATTAATAATGCTAATCTAGTGGTGTCAGGGAGACATCTGCCCTTGGATGGCCTCCATTATGTCAGGCACAAAACATCACCACAAGAACGCATCTTAATCATAGGCTTGTGGTGGTCCCAGGACTgatcttgaattttttttttttttttttatcctcctgCGGAAACAAAGATTCAAGCATGTTTACTGATCTGTCTTTCACCTTCTAGTTTGGTGGCCCCCATTCACATTTATTGGCTGATCCTAAGTGGTTTGGCAACGTTATCTAATGTTTATCTGCGGAATAAGTGATAAGTGTCTGGTGGGGTCGGACCACCCCCCTCTAATCATATGCATGGGGTTAGACAAATGAAGTGGTGGTTACTGCTCCGTATAATGAACACAGCCGGTCTCGGTTATCATCAATAGTGTTATAAGGTGTTATGGCTCTGCAACGAAGGGGATACAAGACCCCCTATCCTCATGATTGGTGGGGtaggggggtctgaccactggaacCGTCACCAATCAGAAACTTCTGCGGATAGGTGATGAGTAGAGTTTTTACAAATCCAAATCTAACCTCTGCCATTGATTACCTAAGACTACTTCCGAGagtgactaaggctgggttcacacctccATTTGGGGCCTCTGTTACAGCTGGCCAGTCCACTGCTCACCAGACACCAAAGGAGTCCAAGTCGCTcatattgactttaatggggtccgcCAAATTTGGAGGGATTATGCAACAAAGGCCTCCGGAAAACTTAAACAggttgtattaaaggggaactacttaAAGGCTAAACCAATCAATGGCTGATTCATTAGATTTTAGTTAATAGAAACTTACTGTTCACTCGCTCACCTCTAGATGAGATGAGTGTCTTTGTGAGATAAGAcctttttaatttacatttttttttttccccttggggCACAGAAGCCTGAGGCTCTCCTGACATCCCCCTGTAAATGGCTGGCTGTTCCTTTTATCTTTAGTTTATGACTAGTTGGAGACTGTGGCTACACAGAGACTTTACTACTCCAGATCTTCGTTCTTTCGGCATTAGCGGCATCCATGGTGCTGAGGATCCAGCACATCTCCTTAGTTTCTGAGTGCCTTTGACTTGGCTGATAGCCGTGTATGAAGTTAGATGATGTTAGATGTACACCAGTTTTCTCCTACCTCCCATGACAGATCCTTGGGAAAAGATGGATTAAGTAGTTGGGTTTTAAGGTGttgattcttttttttgttcATGGGAGATCAACCACTGTTGgcggtgtctggcagcggcttactccCCTCTCGCAGTAAGGAGTAGACGCAGATGGCTCCATTCTGTATAGTGGCTGTGGTAAATTACTGCGGCTTTCCTTCTCTTGAAGTTAACGGTAGCTGAGCTGCAGAAACCCAGCATGATCTCTAGAACCAACCATCTACTACAGGAAGACCAGCTGACTTCTACAGGCTGAGCTTTGTAGTGCATCTCATTTCCAGCCCAAGTGCCATAGGGGAGAGCCATAAAAACCATGACCTGgccgcagtgtgtgtatatacatcctAGGTGTATAGGGGAAGCATAAAAGTAAAGTAACTTGCTATGTAGCCTTAGCAGATAAATCTCTTTAGACACCTATGAGTGACTGTCCTATTGTATCCTGAGCATGTGTCTGCAGGCTTACATTACCTCTCTGTTTACTTAGGAATTGAAGCTTCCTTCCTACAAAGGCCAGTCTCCCCAGCTGAACCTAAGACGCTACTTTGCAGACCTGATCGCTATCGTCAGCAATCGATTTAAGCTGTGTCCTACTGCCCGTCACCTTGCCGTCTACCTGCTGGACCTCTTCATGGACCGATACGATATCTCCATCCAACAGTTACACATCGTGGCCCTGTCCTGTTTGCTATTAGCAAGTAAGAACATCTATAATTTATCCGTATTGTGACGTGCGCAGTGTTTCCTACGCTTCTGTGCTTAGCGTCTGCCGCAGGTCAACTGGGTGACCTGTGAATTATTGGTAACACCAGTTATGACCGGCTGTAGATTAAGGCTTATGAGCCTAGGGTTGTTTCTGCCATAAATAAATCATTGACTTTGCATTGTATAAGTCCTATGCTGGTACATCCTTACATTGTTTCCAGAGATTGAATGACTGTTGCTGTATCTATGTAGACTGGGGGGAGGCTGTGCATGTGCAGGCGGCTGGTCAGGTCACCATAGTGGATTTATCACAAGTGGGAAATGGTTTCCATTGGGCTGTAGTCACTCTTAGAGTAACACAATATCTTGCAAGGAGAAGCAAAACAGTGTTGTGAGCGGGGTCTTACTTTTGAGGTATTGTATAGACCATGCATGGTTGGGCTGTTTTTGACAGAATGAGGATGGCTTACAGAAAATGTGGtttgaggcctcattcacacgtctgcaaatTTCCATACCATACCaccggccgcacaaaattgacatgttagttttctgtgcggccgcacagattcccagccagagtgtatacagtgtgtatacactccggccgggattccctaggAAACAATGTGAATTCGCCCTTTCAACAAATACCGgccagtgttgcaatctgcaacaacagctgttatttattgaaaatatacagcATGTGAACGAGACCTTGAGGATCTGTAAAAAATATGGATGAACTGCGGACTTAGTATATTTTTGAGGACCATATTTTGAGTTGAAAATATTGACGTGTGGATGAGGCCCTAATGTTATGGTGGATTTTTGTAAAATAATTTTCGCCCCTGTAGTGTTCCAGTAATAACTATCATGGGTGCCCTTCAGACACATCATCGGCTTTGGAACATGAGCCATGACACATTACACAACTATTAGTGACTCTTCCACTGTTGACATAAGTCTTGTCTGTTTCCACTCACTTCTATAGAAAGTTAGAGGTGTGATTCATTCTCCAACCAGTCCTGGAATCTGACTGCTCCTCTATGTCCTTGTAGCCGTTATAAGAAATCTTctccttagggctcgttcacacagagcaaaagcagctgaatttctgcgctgaatcagcactgaaatttcagccgttaaaataggtgcagagctaatttccattgtgttgaatggaaattctgctctgcagttcacacggtggaatttccgcactgaactaatccgctttccgccagaagaatgaacatgttcattcttccgctagcggaagcctatacaaaccaatggggctctgattttctgtttcagcgcgtaatacaagcggaaattacgcgctgaatcagcgcggaaatgggggaaaaaagggggggaggaggattctagtatatattctggtatcgTCTAGTTTActtgccaaatactcgctgaatttcagcgctgaatgcttgcggaatcagcgcggattcctcgagtattccgcgctgaatttgtcaagagctgattaggagctgaacactttcctagcggaatacacagggattctgctcggaatttagcatcagttgatttcaggcggaaatatttcctcgcgtaatccgccccttttgctctgtgtgaacgtagcctttaggccctattccaccaacagatctgacgacagattatctgccaaagatttgaagccaaacccaggggtggatctgaaaagaggagaaatcaagtctttcctttatgacctgttctctgtttatagtctgttcctgggtttggcttcaaatctttggcagataatctgttgtcagatctgttggtggaatagggcctttagtcttctGGGTTGTGGACATCTAATATGTTACATTATAAATGGTGGTAAATGCCGACACCCGGCCACTTCTCAGCCCCTCATTTACTGACATGACTTTGGCCTCCTCCAGAGTAACAGTGGCGGTACTGTCTCTGGTAGTAATGGTATGCATGTGGCTGCTGGATAATGTGATTTTATGTATAAAGTGAATGCATTGTAATAGCAGCCGATCTGTATACATGATGGCGTACAGCGCTGGCCCCAGGATTTTGGCTTCTTTGCTTCTCATTTATTATTTTGGTGTAAAAGGTCACTTTGTCACAGTGGTATTTCAGATATTCATTAATTCTTCTCTCCCATCAGCCCTTGTGCTTCTGTATAGTAATATCTGATAGTATGAGTGTTATGTGCCATGGTGTAGGGTGATCTTTCTATCTTGCCCATATCATGGCCATGTATTGCAGCCTAATCACCGGACTAGCCTCTTTACAGTTCCAATATGTTCTGGTCATTGACCCTGTGGTCtacagttacttttttttttttattattatatattacttGATACACAATATATTTCTTCTGTTCAGGTAAATTTGAAGATAAGGAAGACCGAGTGCCAAAGCTGGACCAGCTGAATAGCCTGGGATGTATGACCAACATGAACCTGGTTCTCACCAAACAGAACCTGCTCCACATGGAGCTTCTGCTACTGGAAACCTTTGAGTGGAACTTGTGCCTCCCAACTCCTGCCCATTTTATAGATTACTACTTGTCCATCGCAGTCAACGACACAGACTTCCATGACGGCTGGCCCATGATCTGCCTAGAGAAGACCAAAATCTACATGGCCAAATATGCAGACTATTTCTTAGAAGTATCTCTGCAGGGTAAGACCCCTTTATGTCTGCCGAGCCAAGGATCAGAGCCAAGAGGTCTTAGAATGGGGTACTAACATTGTTGTTCATTATGTGTCTTTACAGATCACATGTTTTTAAATTACATTCCGTCGCTGGTGGCGGCCGCATGCGTTGCAGCCTCTCGCATTATCTTACGGCTTACACCCTCCTGGCCTACGAGGCTTCACCGTCTCACTGTGTACTCCTGGGACATCCTTGTGCCTTGCATTGAGAGATTATTGATGTAAGTACCACGACTGGGCAGAGAAGTTCTGTAATGGGGCAGAAGAGctttaaagggtaaaaaaaaaaaaaaaagacgtttaTTACGCAGTTGCATGGTCAGGATCTCAATGTGGAGACCCCCACGATCTGTAGTATAgcgtaagggggcattcacatcaCATGTTCCGTGCACAATCTGTTAATAAGGAACAGAATTCTGAACGCCCAGCATCATCActtattatgatgccaggagttctaaAACTGtgtaaatctttgcgctactgtactgacatgctaTGTGATGATGAACGATGATGCTGGGAACTCTGAATTCCGTTCCATAGCACATCGTCAGtatttacagactgtgcacagaacatgtgaatgcccccctaGTCTTTTTAATCTGTCTCTTGCATTAAAAcagactaaggccatgttcacacaacgtaagagaccggccgttccgtgacccgttcgggtcagggaacggccgatctctgaaaatatcatcccggccagtactgcagtaccagacggatgatctttggtgccgcagagttctgatgcgggcgtatcatGTCGGCAGTGGAGAAACTCTTTAAATTGCCGTGGCACTGACAGCCGC
It encodes:
- the LOC138779818 gene encoding cyclin-J — translated: MELEGLWWKSQLAADIHQALRYKELKLPSYKGQSPQLNLRRYFADLIAIVSNRFKLCPTARHLAVYLLDLFMDRYDISIQQLHIVALSCLLLASKFEDKEDRVPKLDQLNSLGCMTNMNLVLTKQNLLHMELLLLETFEWNLCLPTPAHFIDYYLSIAVNDTDFHDGWPMICLEKTKIYMAKYADYFLEVSLQDHMFLNYIPSLVAAACVAASRIILRLTPSWPTRLHRLTVYSWDILVPCIERLLIAHDNDVKEANKHKSQLSHAATPCLFPQSPAPPQAHVQQHMPHFLHSQHPLQFHHQPAPQPQIVSTAHTSAFPLQTCSSGLASSIQPRAHIQTAASVSLAAVPIEVKPCIGVSYNRNFPVNGHYSCITQCFER